A section of the Oryza sativa Japonica Group chromosome 1, ASM3414082v1 genome encodes:
- the LOC4323951 gene encoding uncharacterized protein encodes MGRGDEAEKEGKRRRGRGRSSRRSRDASSDPDPDSASSPSPSSASSPSRSPDRRSRSRSSGSKRRKASSSSRRHRHHHHKSSGRSRRSRDDDDERRRRRRRRDEERGRRGGDASESSGSGSEEPDRAEEAREIVRDILGDFPAVAGELRQLLQMIDNGEGIDISGISDKPLVKRLKKLFRSLKLRESSNGAYLLPPKSVPTLDVVGSALVASGELADNENKNPASPTRQEQPSSNFDVQNKNDSTPEEPAKNDADEQPPKRRVIGPAMPSRELLAAAAEMTEALRSRDAEVEADDGFLIGPPPPAMVAEAASANEAERFEEVTRILAADENSPYDVVGINWKMSSDNIKKRYWKLSLLVHPDKCPHPSAQEAFVKLNNAFKDLQDPEKRGVIDEKIKKKEEMEQFEVELKAMREAAEWRRLQGVSLEGDDELLAVPKQAQAPKRDEWMTTLPPERKPGVPMHSTTSFSMNGKEGRGDTSVWTDTPLERAQKAQQNYLEAYNKAKAIADADEEKIKTSDASLVDTYNSSKRSVSLVQKHRESKKEKKKQKQRDKEEWEGNHPWKPWDREKDLTAGRQNVNLDPENMAQGLSSRFSSGAVQRNFL; translated from the exons CCTCCGACCCCGACCCCgactccgcctcctccccttccccatcctccgcctcctcccccagcCGCAGCCCcgaccgccgcagccgcagccgcagcagcggcagcaagcggaggaaggcctcctcctcgtcacgccggcatcgccaccaccaccacaagagCAGCGGCCGGTCCCGCCGctcgcgcgacgacgacgatgaacggcggcgccggcggaggcggcgggacgAGGAgcgcgggaggcgcggcggcgatgcgtCGGAGTCGTCGGGATCGGGCTCGGAGGAGCCGGAtagggcggaggaggcgcgggaGATCGTCCGCGACATCCTCGGTGAtttccccgccgtcgccggggagCTCCGTCAG CTTCTTCAAATGATAGATAATGGTGAAGGCATTGATATTTCTGGAATTTCTGACAAGCCATTGGTGAAGCGCCTAAAGAAACTTTTCAGATCACTTAAACTGAGAGAAAGCTCAAATGGGGCTTACTTGTTGCCACCAAAGAGTGTACCCACCCTTGATGTTGTTGGATCAGCATTAGTAGCTAGCGGTGAACTGGCTgataatgaaaataaaaatccagCGTCACCAACTAGACAGGAACAACCATCATCCAATTTTGATGtgcaaaataaaaatgatagcACTCCTGAAGAGCCAGCGAAAAATGATGCTGATGAACAACCCCCTAAACGGAG GGTAATTGGTCCTGCTATGCCATCACGCGAGTTACTAGCTGCAGCTGCTGAAATGACAGAGGCTCTTAGATCCCG GGATGCTGAAGTTGAAGCTGATGATGGTTTTCTCATAGGCCCCCCACCGCCTGCCATGGTCGCTGAAGCAGCATCTGCAAATGAAGCTGAGCGATTTGAAGAG GTTACTCGAATATTGGCGGCGGATGAGAACTCGCCATATGATGTTGTGGGCATCAATTGGAAGATGTCATCTGATAACATCAAGAAAAG GTACTGGAAGTTATCTCTTCTAGTGCATCCTGACAAATGTCCTCATCCTTCAGCTCAGGAGGCATTTGTGAAATTGAATAATGCTTTCAAAGACTTACAGGACCCTGAAAAG AGAGGTGTGATAGATGAgaagataaaaaagaaagaggagatgGAACAATTTGAG GTCGAGCTTAAAGCAATGCGCGAGGCCGCAGAATGGAGGCGGCTACAAG GTGTATCTCTTGAGGGTGATGATGAACTTCTGGCAGTTCCAAAACAGGCACAGGCACCTAAAAGAGATGAATGGATGACCACATTGCCTCCTGAAAGAAAA CCTGGAGTACCAATGCATTCGACTACGTCATTTAGTATGAATGGTAAAGAAGGACGTGGTGATACAAGTGTCTGGACAGATACTCCTCTTGAAAGAGCTCAAAAAGCACAACAGAA CTACTTAGAAGCCTACAACAAAGCAAAGGCAATTGCAGATGCAGATGAAGAAAAGATTAAAACCTCAGACGCTTCATTGGTGGATACATACAATTCCTCCAAGCGATCAGTATCTCTCGTGCAAAAGCATCGAGAAagcaaaaaggagaaaaagaagcaGAAGCAGCGGGATAAAGAAGAATGGGAAGGAAACCACCCATGGAAGCCTTGGGACCGTGAGAAGGACCTGACTGCTGGGCGGCAAAATGTCAATTTAGATCCTGAGAACATGGCACAAGGATTGTCGTCCCGATTTTCGTCCGGAGCCGTTCAGAGGAACTTCCTCTGA
- the LOC4323952 gene encoding disease resistance protein RPM1 yields the protein MVGDGNNPSNDSSNYIVERSQHLASISRSLGEEDLVGVNQNRETLEEWLADDLLERSVITLHGMGGLGKTALAANAYMREKEKFQCHAWVSISQSYCIKDVLKCLITELSRNVKKTNWGNITDMDTGGFREELKRFLKLQKCLIVLDDVWAPEVINDLFGAHVPNLKGSRILVTTRIDDVAQLAFPDRRITLEPLCEKESWELFCRTAFPRETNHECNAELLHLIDQIVSKCKGVPLAIVSIGRLVFVRDKTKEELRRIHDQLDWELINNPSLEHVRNILYLSYIYLPTQLKSCFLYCSLFPEDHLLKRKALIRWWIAEGFISKRGRSTMEEVAEGYLQELVNRNMLQLIDRNSFGRIKSFRMHDIMHELAVDLCRRECFGVAYDEDNRRWEHEDRDERRLVVHKLNKDIDQEISCAHSLRSVITLDNSMISSSSILCLVVDNCRYMSILELSGLPISTVPDAIGDLFNLRHLGLRGSNVKFLPKSIEKLTNLLTLDLFRSSILELPRGIVKLTKLRHLFAEKQTDRHRRLFRWCTGVSIPRGLENLTSLQSLQALEAQDESVRCLGELRQMRGLRLWKVKASLCERLYESLLQMKCLSYLSITASDEDDVLQLDGLNPLPPSLHKLRLSGRLAHTMLGAESPLFQEDAGGRNLYSLRLFWSQLKEDPLPSLSRLLNLTELHFTRAYNGEKLVFLTRWFPKLKVLRLRDLPNLKRMDIQQGAMVSLERLRLINLSSMEEVPLGIEFLMPLKYLSFEEITVDFLLSLRQSRIGGMRWWHTLREENDMEAGVRT from the coding sequence ATGGTAGGTGATGGTAATAATCCTAGTAATGACAGCTCAAATTACATTGTTGAGAGGTCCCAACATCTAGCAAGCATTTCACGCTCCCTTGGTGAAGAAGATCTTGTTGGGGTCAATCAAAATAGAGAAACACTTGAAGAGTGGCTGGCAGATGATTTGTTGGAACGTTCAGTAATTACGCTGCATGGAATGGGAGGGCTTGGAAAAACAGCCTTGGCAGCAAATGCATACATGAGGGAGAAAGAAAAGTTTCAGTGTCATGCATGGGTCTCGATTTCTCAATCTTACTGCATCAAGGATGTTCTAAAATGTTTGATCACTGAACTTTCCAGAAATGTGAAAAAGACTAATTGGGGTAACATTACTGACATGGATACTGGAGGTTTTCGTGAAGAGCTGAAGAGATTCCTAAAGCTCCAGAAGTGTTTGATCGTATTGGATGATGTTTGGGCGCCAGAAGTAATCAATGATTTGTTTGGAGCACATGTTCCTAATCTCAAAGGGAGCAGAATACTTGTGACAACACGTATCGATGATGTAGCTCAACTTGCTTTCCCAGACAGGAGAATAACATTAGAACCTCTATGTGAGAAGGAATCATGGGAACTCTTCTGTAGAACAGCTTTTCCAAGGGAGACAAATCATGAGTGCAATGCAGAACTGTTGCACTTGATAGATCAAATAGTTAGCAAGTGTAAGGGGGTTCCTCTGGCAATTGTCTCTATTGGCAGGCTTGTCTTTGTGCGTGACAAGACCAAAGAGGAACTGAGGAGAATACATGACCAGCTCGACTGGGAGTTAATAAATAATCCAAGCCTGGAACATGTCAGGAATATCCTTTACTTGAGCTACATTTACCTTCCAACACAGTTGAAAAGTTGTTTCCTATATTGCAGCTTGTTTCCGGAGGATCATCTTCTCAAAAGAAAGGCATTAATACGGTGGTGGATAGCGGAGGGATTCATCAGTAAGAGGGGTAGAAGCACAATGGAGGAAGTGGCTGAAGGGTATCTACAGGAATTGGTTAACAGGAACATGCTACAACTAATTGACAGGAATTCATTTGGCAGGATAAAATCATTCCGGATGCATGATATCATGCATGAGTTGGCGGTTGACTTGTGCCGAAGAGAATGTTTTGGCGTTGCATATGATGAAGATAATAGACGTTGGGAACATGAGGATAGAGATGAACGCCGATTGGTAGTACACAAACTTAATAAGGACATTGATCAAGAAATTTCTTGTGCGCATAGTCTTCGATCAGTCATTACATTGGATAATAGTATGATATCATCATCCAGCATACTATGTCTAGTAGTGGACAATTGCAGATATATGTCAATACTGGAGTTAAGTGGGCTACCCATCAGCACGGTTCCAGATGCTATTGGAGATCTATTCAATCTCCGCCATTTAGGTCTTCGTGGTTCAAATGTGAAGTTTCTCCCAAAGTCTATCGAGAAGCTAACCAACCTGTTAACACTAGACCTCTTCAGATCTAGCATACTGGAGCTTCCTAGAGGCATTGTCAAGCTGACAAAGCTTAGGCACTTGTTTGCTGAGAAACAGACTGATCGACATCGGCGCCTTTTCAGGTGGTGCACTGGTGTAAGCATCCCCAGGGGCCTTGAGAACTTGACAAGCCTACAATCCCTACAAGCACTGGAAGCTCAGGATGAGTCTGTTAGATGCTTAGGAGAGCTCAGGCAGATGAGAGGTCTCAGATTATGGAAAGTGAAGGCAAGCCTCTGTGAACGCCTCTATGAGTCGCTGCTTCAGATGAAATGTTTGTCCTACCTAAGTATCACGGCAAGTGATGAGGATGATGTTCTCCAGTTGGATGGCTTGAACCCCCTTCCTCCAAGCCTTCATAAACTACGTTTAAGTGGACGATTGGCACACACCATGTTGGGTGCAGAGTCTCCTCTATTCCAAGAAGATGCCGGGGGACGAAATCTGTACTCGTTGCGCCTATTTTGGTCCCAACTAAAAGAGGATCCCTTGCCATCCCTTTCTCGGTTGTTAAATCTAACAGAGCTACATTTCACCAGAGCCTACAACGGAGAGAAGCTGGTCTTCCTTACTAGATGGTTTCCCAAGCTGAAGGTTCTACGTTTAAGAGACTTGCCTAATCTAAAGAGGATGGATATTCAGCAAGGTGCCATGGTGAGCCTTGAAAGATTAAGACTAATAAACCTAAGCAGCATGGAAGAGGTCCCTCTAGGCATTGAGTTTCTCATGCCCCTCAAATATCTAAGCTTCGAGGAGATCACTGTTGACTTCTTACTGTCATTGCGCCAATCTAGAATTGGTGGTATGCGATGGTGGCACACTTTACGAGAGGAGAATGATATGGAAGCTGGTGTAAGAACGTAG